From a region of the Helicobacter hepaticus ATCC 51449 genome:
- the nuoN gene encoding NADH-quinone oxidoreductase subunit NuoN, translated as MPESMSFSLNQLNLQLLIPMCISLFGGIILLGVGVFNKTKSRDLYITISMLFVVLNLGFLFLEGNPIRQFGFFNLLLVDGISLLTQIIMLLATFVLLLFFMNQNNLPETQGAEFYALLLFSIAGFAFMASSQNLILILLGLETASLCLYALIALHNQKSAFEASIKYFIMGALATTFYAFGAMLLYAATGSVDIISIATFLHQQSYQPSILVFAGFVFLLCALGFKVTLVPFHSWGPDVYEGSNALLAAFIAIVPKIVTFAVIIRIFSVFIDSHSAFVEYTLYVIVVLTMTIPNLIALTQKDVKRMLAYSSISHSGFVLAAVLINTPQSHSVIFFYWFLFLFANIGAFGILWLSVDCKKNYQTQISHPFEKFSGMIKTNPTLAILLTLFMFALAGIPPFCVFWGKMYLMQSAISANYTILALIMAINSIIAGFYYLKLVIYIFAKEPYEIKDSQSSLELSSKFALSITAFVSVACLFMVQNLLEIIEKYILK; from the coding sequence ATGCCAGAATCTATGAGCTTTTCATTAAACCAACTTAATTTGCAACTCCTTATACCTATGTGTATTTCGCTTTTTGGTGGAATTATTTTACTTGGTGTTGGCGTGTTTAACAAAACAAAATCACGCGACCTCTATATCACCATCAGTATGCTTTTTGTTGTTTTAAACCTTGGTTTTTTATTCCTTGAGGGTAACCCCATACGTCAATTTGGCTTTTTTAACCTCTTACTTGTTGATGGTATCTCGCTTTTAACGCAGATTATTATGCTTCTTGCAACATTTGTGCTCTTACTCTTTTTTATGAATCAAAATAACTTGCCCGAAACACAAGGGGCTGAATTTTATGCCCTTCTTTTATTTAGTATTGCAGGATTTGCCTTTATGGCATCAAGTCAGAATCTGATTCTTATCCTCTTAGGGCTAGAAACTGCCTCTTTATGTCTATATGCACTTATTGCACTTCATAATCAAAAAAGTGCATTTGAAGCTTCAATTAAATATTTTATAATGGGTGCTTTAGCCACTACATTTTATGCCTTTGGAGCAATGCTTCTTTATGCTGCCACCGGAAGTGTAGATATAATAAGTATTGCAACTTTTCTCCACCAACAATCTTATCAGCCCTCAATTCTTGTATTTGCAGGTTTTGTTTTTCTCCTTTGTGCATTGGGCTTTAAGGTTACTCTTGTGCCTTTTCACTCGTGGGGACCAGATGTATATGAAGGTTCAAACGCGCTTCTTGCAGCATTTATTGCCATTGTGCCAAAAATCGTCACTTTTGCAGTAATAATACGAATCTTTAGTGTATTTATAGATTCTCATAGTGCCTTTGTTGAATATACTCTTTATGTAATCGTAGTGCTCACAATGACTATACCCAACCTCATAGCCCTTACCCAAAAAGATGTGAAGCGTATGCTTGCATATAGCTCAATTTCTCATTCTGGCTTTGTGCTTGCTGCTGTTTTGATTAACACTCCACAATCTCATAGTGTTATATTTTTCTATTGGTTTTTATTTCTTTTTGCCAATATTGGGGCATTTGGGATTCTATGGTTGAGTGTAGATTGCAAAAAAAATTATCAGACACAAATAAGCCACCCTTTTGAAAAATTTAGCGGTATGATAAAAACTAATCCTACACTCGCTATTTTACTTACTTTATTTATGTTTGCTCTTGCTGGTATTCCTCCTTTTTGCGTTTTTTGGGGAAAAATGTATCTTATGCAAAGTGCCATTAGCGCTAATTACACTATTCTCGCACTTATTATGGCAATAAATAGCATCATTGCAGGATTTTATTATCTCAAACTTGTTATTTATATCTTTGCCAAAGAGCCTTATGAGATAAAAGATTCCCAATCATCTCTTGAACTTTCAAGCAAATTTGCTCTCAGTATCACTGCTTTTGTCAGTGTAGCTTGTTTATTTATGGTCCAAAATTTGCTTGAGATTATCGAAAAATATATTTTGAAATAG
- the nuoL gene encoding NADH-quinone oxidoreductase subunit L → MRFSSEMLIQMVYIALFAPLIGAFFAALFGHKKKCLFAGLIPTILLFFSLLASCVLFLEIYSSNVVIHIDFLDWIEAGSFYSSFGFMIDTISVSMMVVVSLVSAMVHIYSIGYMKHDAGFNRYFSYLSAFVFSMMLLVMSDNFLGLFAGWEGVGLCSYLLVGFWYERPKANFASIEAFVANRIADLALIIGIFLIAYHCESLKYEEVFLSLASNNFDMSILLWIGALLFVGAMGKSAQFPFHTWLADAMEGPTPVSALIHAATMVTAGVYLVVRAHPLYQMIPDVGFFIASLGAFVAFFGASMALVNKDLKRIIAYSTLSQLGYMFVAAGLGAYWIALFHLITHAFFKALLFLGAGNVMHAMNDKLDISKMGALHKPLRWTMLMMSIASVALAGIYPFAGFFSKDLILEVAFSNHLFIWTTLFVSALFTAFYSFRLLMLVFFVPKRHHDNPHEAYPYMLLSMLPLAVLAIIGGMGEVLEHFLSNFLPPVTLSIPHQTHILLIGGTLGFVCLVALFSIVKYARGGFSSFWESTFIYKILSNHYYIPKLYEIILIKPYEKCAHFLWQKIELGCIDVFIDSLTHYTKTLGAKLSSYQNGSLTRMLRLMAAGLCILLLVCGVYFMWRQL, encoded by the coding sequence ATGAGATTCTCAAGTGAAATGCTTATTCAAATGGTATACATTGCGTTATTTGCACCCCTTATTGGAGCATTTTTTGCCGCTTTGTTTGGACATAAAAAAAAGTGTTTATTTGCGGGTCTTATCCCTACAATATTGCTTTTTTTCTCTCTATTAGCTTCTTGTGTTCTTTTTTTGGAAATATATAGCTCTAATGTGGTAATTCATATTGATTTTTTAGATTGGATTGAAGCAGGCAGTTTTTATAGCTCATTTGGCTTTATGATTGATACCATTAGCGTAAGTATGATGGTTGTTGTAAGTCTTGTATCCGCAATGGTGCATATTTATTCTATTGGCTATATGAAACACGATGCAGGATTTAACCGCTATTTTAGCTATCTAAGTGCCTTTGTATTTTCAATGATGCTCCTTGTGATGAGCGATAACTTTCTTGGACTTTTTGCTGGTTGGGAGGGGGTAGGATTATGTTCTTATTTGCTCGTAGGATTCTGGTATGAACGCCCTAAAGCAAATTTTGCCTCCATTGAAGCATTTGTAGCAAATAGAATTGCCGACCTTGCTTTGATTATTGGCATATTCCTTATTGCTTATCATTGCGAAAGTTTGAAATATGAAGAAGTGTTTTTATCCTTAGCATCAAATAACTTTGATATGAGCATATTGCTTTGGATCGGTGCATTACTTTTTGTAGGGGCTATGGGTAAATCTGCACAATTTCCCTTTCACACTTGGCTTGCTGATGCAATGGAAGGACCAACGCCTGTATCAGCTCTCATACACGCAGCAACTATGGTAACTGCTGGTGTATATTTAGTGGTGCGTGCTCACCCGCTTTATCAAATGATACCCGATGTAGGTTTCTTTATTGCCTCACTTGGAGCATTCGTAGCATTTTTTGGCGCAAGTATGGCACTTGTCAATAAGGATCTAAAGCGTATTATTGCCTATTCTACGCTCTCACAACTTGGATATATGTTCGTAGCTGCTGGACTTGGAGCATATTGGATAGCACTTTTTCACCTTATTACACACGCATTTTTCAAAGCCTTACTCTTCCTTGGAGCAGGAAATGTAATGCACGCTATGAATGACAAACTTGATATTAGCAAAATGGGTGCCTTACATAAACCTCTGCGCTGGACAATGCTTATGATGAGCATTGCTTCGGTAGCTCTTGCAGGAATCTATCCCTTTGCGGGCTTTTTCTCTAAAGATTTAATTTTAGAAGTCGCTTTTAGCAATCATCTTTTCATATGGACTACACTCTTTGTGAGTGCTTTATTCACGGCATTTTATAGTTTTAGGCTTCTTATGCTTGTATTTTTTGTTCCAAAAAGACATCACGATAATCCCCACGAAGCTTATCCTTATATGCTTCTCTCTATGCTTCCTTTAGCAGTTTTAGCCATTATTGGTGGAATGGGTGAAGTGCTTGAACATTTCTTAAGCAACTTTTTGCCTCCCGTAACGCTTTCTATTCCTCATCAAACACATATTCTTCTTATTGGCGGAACACTAGGATTTGTTTGCCTTGTAGCACTCTTTAGTATTGTTAAATACGCTAGAGGAGGATTCTCATCTTTTTGGGAGAGCACTTTTATATATAAAATTTTAAGTAATCACTATTATATCCCCAAACTCTATGAAATAATACTTATCAAACCTTATGAAAAATGCGCTCACTTCCTATGGCAAAAAATTGAGCTTGGTTGCATTGATGTATTTATAGATTCTTTAACACATTATACAAAAACACTAGGTGCTAAACTTTCATCATACCAAAATGGCTCACTTACACGTATGTTGCGTCTTATGGCTGCAGGACTTTGTATTTTGTTGCTTGTGTGTGGTGTTTATTTTATGTGGAGGCAGTTATGA
- the nuoI gene encoding NADH-quinone oxidoreductase subunit NuoI, translating to MKLHNDYRLLTPRINRDKQSFLARVIITLKTSFSLDLFSGLKTALGAFFSPKVTIHYPLESAPLSPRYRAIHKLQRLLESENERCIGCGLCEKICTSNCIRIITDKGEDGRKKILNYSINFGRCIYCGLCAEVCPELAIVHGDLVENASTQRAFFGFKPQLLEHKSSLLEFGGFGSISVNADERVKTTPLSYCTQDSQNMLSESAPQENTNV from the coding sequence ATGAAATTGCATAATGATTATCGTCTTTTAACTCCGCGCATTAATCGCGACAAACAATCTTTCCTTGCACGTGTAATCATTACACTCAAAACAAGTTTTAGTCTTGATTTATTTAGTGGGTTAAAAACTGCACTTGGAGCATTTTTTTCGCCAAAAGTTACTATACATTATCCTCTCGAAAGTGCTCCTCTAAGCCCAAGATATAGGGCTATTCATAAACTTCAACGCCTTTTGGAATCCGAAAATGAACGTTGCATTGGTTGTGGATTATGCGAAAAAATCTGCACAAGCAATTGCATTCGCATTATTACTGATAAGGGAGAAGATGGGCGCAAAAAGATTCTCAATTATAGTATTAATTTTGGACGCTGTATTTATTGTGGGCTTTGTGCTGAAGTTTGTCCTGAACTTGCTATTGTGCACGGAGATTTGGTTGAAAATGCAAGCACACAAAGAGCTTTTTTTGGCTTTAAACCCCAACTCCTAGAGCATAAATCTTCACTCCTTGAATTTGGTGGATTTGGCTCTATCTCTGTTAATGCTGATGAGCGCGTGAAAACAACACCTTTGAGTTATTGCACGCAAGATTCTCAAAATATGCTTTCAGAATCTGCGCCACAGGAGAACACAAATGTTTGA
- a CDS encoding NADH-quinone oxidoreductase subunit M produces MNYLLNIVIFFPAFAALLLYVLKGENSRIFAIIASALELLFIILLWSEFNVNYGGIQFFTRYELIASYGISYYVGVDGISLFLLALNALITLLALYFFKYIKTSLVISVLFLESIVMGVFSALDVILFYIFWELSLLPVLYILGVWGGENKIYASIKYFLYTFGASLIMLVGILYYAYQYSLIMGVWSFSLIDWYQLSLDTDIQKWLFVAFFIGTAVKIPLFPLHSWQPYAYTQAPIIGSALLSGVLSKMGTYALLRFVLPLFPDTSNNISIFISILCIFMVIYGAMLAYAQKDIKTLLAYGSISHMGIIVLGIFSLNTEGLSGAVFFMVSHGVVVAALFLLIGVFYERVQTRQIEQVQGLAHSMPQFSTIFGIVMMCSLGLPLTMGFVGEVLCLYGFFQVNPIMAFLAGSSFFVGAIYMLVCFKKVFFGAALPKFINLKDLNSREKVVFIPVVILIVWLGVYPKPLLNPISTSAEMLSQTIGLKISESSPNTPVNTPEDFAYPPLELPQDFDDEGVLIIPKIGD; encoded by the coding sequence ATGAATTATCTTTTAAATATTGTTATCTTTTTTCCAGCATTTGCCGCGCTGCTTTTATATGTGCTCAAAGGTGAAAATAGTCGCATTTTTGCCATCATTGCTTCTGCCCTTGAATTACTTTTTATCATTCTGCTTTGGAGCGAATTCAATGTTAATTACGGAGGGATTCAGTTTTTTACACGCTATGAACTTATTGCCTCTTATGGCATAAGTTATTATGTAGGTGTTGATGGTATTTCACTTTTTCTCCTTGCTCTTAATGCTCTTATTACACTTCTTGCACTTTACTTTTTTAAATACATTAAGACTTCTCTTGTTATCTCAGTATTATTCCTTGAAAGCATTGTAATGGGAGTATTTAGCGCACTTGATGTAATACTATTTTATATTTTTTGGGAACTTTCACTTTTACCCGTGCTTTATATACTCGGTGTTTGGGGCGGTGAAAACAAAATCTATGCCTCAATCAAATATTTTCTCTACACCTTTGGGGCTTCACTCATTATGCTTGTGGGAATCTTATATTATGCCTATCAATATTCACTTATTATGGGTGTATGGAGTTTTAGCCTTATTGATTGGTATCAACTTTCGCTTGATACAGATATACAAAAATGGCTTTTTGTTGCCTTTTTCATCGGCACCGCAGTAAAGATTCCACTCTTTCCACTTCATTCGTGGCAACCATACGCTTATACTCAAGCACCCATTATTGGCTCTGCCCTGCTTTCTGGTGTATTAAGCAAAATGGGGACTTACGCGCTCTTGCGTTTTGTATTACCTCTTTTTCCCGATACAAGTAATAATATTAGCATTTTTATAAGTATACTATGCATATTTATGGTTATTTATGGCGCAATGCTTGCTTACGCACAAAAAGATATAAAAACTCTCCTTGCTTATGGCTCTATTTCACATATGGGAATTATTGTGCTTGGCATTTTTTCACTCAACACAGAAGGATTAAGTGGAGCAGTATTTTTTATGGTATCTCACGGCGTAGTTGTAGCTGCACTCTTTTTGCTCATAGGCGTATTTTATGAACGTGTGCAAACAAGACAAATAGAACAGGTGCAAGGCTTAGCTCATTCAATGCCACAATTTAGCACTATTTTTGGCATCGTAATGATGTGTTCTTTAGGGTTACCTCTTACAATGGGTTTTGTAGGTGAAGTGCTTTGTCTCTATGGTTTTTTCCAAGTCAATCCCATTATGGCTTTCCTGGCAGGAAGTAGTTTTTTTGTCGGTGCTATTTATATGTTAGTGTGCTTTAAAAAAGTTTTTTTTGGTGCTGCTCTACCCAAATTTATAAATTTAAAAGATTTAAATTCAAGAGAAAAAGTTGTTTTTATACCCGTGGTAATCCTTATTGTATGGCTTGGTGTGTATCCAAAACCCTTGCTTAATCCCATTAGCACAAGTGCAGAAATGCTTTCTCAAACTATTGGGCTTAAAATTTCAGAATCCAGCCCTAATACCCCTGTCAATACCCCAGAGGATTTTGCCTATCCACCTCTCGAACTACCTCAAGATTTTGATGATGAAGGGGTGCTTATTATCCCAAAAATAGGAGATTAA
- a CDS encoding NADH-quinone oxidoreductase subunit J — protein MFETIAFYLFSTLCIVSFLIVVTSKRILYAMTALASGMIFISGIFFVLDAEFLGVVQIIVYSGSVVALYAFAMMFFDTSKDIIESYKNEWVVCILCFGIAVVLVCIFGMPLLGSNLEAVADSQNLLNIAEMNNIQMIGYIIFTKYLIPFEIAAFMLLVAMVVGIILSIKRSEQ, from the coding sequence ATGTTTGAAACAATTGCATTTTATCTTTTTAGCACATTATGTATTGTAAGTTTTCTTATTGTAGTTACCTCAAAGCGCATTCTCTATGCAATGACAGCTCTTGCAAGTGGAATGATTTTCATTTCTGGAATATTCTTTGTGCTTGATGCAGAATTTTTGGGCGTGGTGCAAATTATTGTATATAGTGGCTCTGTTGTAGCACTTTATGCATTTGCAATGATGTTTTTTGACACTTCTAAAGACATTATAGAATCTTACAAAAATGAATGGGTAGTTTGCATATTATGCTTTGGCATAGCAGTAGTGCTTGTATGTATATTTGGTATGCCCTTACTTGGAAGCAATCTTGAAGCAGTAGCAGATTCTCAAAATCTACTTAATATTGCAGAAATGAATAATATCCAAATGATTGGCTATATCATCTTTACTAAATATCTCATTCCATTTGAAATTGCGGCATTTATGCTACTTGTAGCAATGGTTGTTGGGATTATATTAAGCATTAAAAGGAGTGAGCAATGA
- a CDS encoding tetratricopeptide repeat protein produces the protein MRRFMVALAFFLPFYAAGLDVTINYGKEAKEHFSVLNIIHKEPLSCSENKNTQDEVTYIVCTLERTPVASFSPTETLFFRFWSRVIDGRFYLYVEPKHKIKLFATPSDLKKHNLITKEQPSKSLSWQIIGYKNEIPFLNDYTNQDKPRGLNFPIKIIKNKELFFNDIDINRGPLYYDEGEDFVTYSQIKTLMNNQNYIEAVKLIDETLIGYPKTIFAKDLLLFRLRALESFDSVENSDMIVDMGTKWIKKYPTDANVPEVLYYLGNAYADMRIPQEAKYYFDRTISEYPNSRYMPLAKMALAKNFNTGADANIASKLFAQAYQEAKDLDSASAVAIEWSKFRLHNHDKEQAKKLLETMVKVNPSYIIRYPIKNYEFLKFLAEEQLYLIAAELGEYLYNNLLNDDISKEDLLDNVSLWYQAANATQDAHRINKIFLQEFEHRPKTEEIKERDDKLLFALAEDESADAKIEKYDYIIENYANTPEQEKALELKAQTLFDEGKYQEVLALKDILKDNALIAQTYAELLHKSLKDNDCKQATSYYLKYPQASLQPQEKMPLFDCLYSLALNKEAAQVSANMAQESNELALKLEWLYRDTLNFAKLGDSKSTALAGRDALELAKNLKNTKYYDVAFILFDALTNLNDKEGALKTYAFLKEYQKDSPQMFAVNLSLLKNAESEKDELGIEIYAKDILRLQGLTQNTADSPYVDFALAQSYIRTQRADEAISVLDNLLKKDINNDNKQKALYLKGSLLKTLQKDAQSTFEQCTAIPYEGAWKNLCVQALDILKGNP, from the coding sequence GTGCGAAGGTTTATGGTGGCTTTAGCATTTTTTCTGCCCTTTTATGCTGCTGGGCTTGATGTTACCATTAATTATGGAAAAGAAGCAAAAGAGCATTTCTCTGTGCTTAATATTATCCATAAAGAACCCCTTAGCTGTTCTGAAAATAAAAATACACAAGATGAGGTTACTTATATCGTTTGCACATTAGAGCGCACACCTGTTGCAAGCTTCTCTCCCACAGAAACACTTTTTTTTCGTTTTTGGAGTCGCGTTATTGATGGCAGATTCTATCTCTATGTTGAGCCAAAACATAAAATCAAGCTTTTTGCGACACCAAGCGATTTAAAAAAACACAATCTCATTACAAAAGAGCAGCCAAGCAAAAGTTTATCGTGGCAAATTATTGGTTATAAAAATGAAATACCTTTTCTTAATGATTATACTAATCAAGATAAGCCGCGAGGGCTGAATTTCCCTATTAAAATCATCAAAAATAAAGAGTTATTTTTTAATGATATTGATATTAATAGAGGTCCTTTATATTATGATGAGGGTGAAGATTTTGTAACTTATAGCCAAATTAAAACGCTGATGAACAATCAAAATTATATTGAAGCTGTAAAACTTATTGACGAAACGCTCATTGGGTATCCAAAAACTATTTTTGCAAAAGATTTACTGCTCTTTAGACTAAGAGCTTTAGAATCATTTGATTCTGTAGAAAATAGTGATATGATTGTGGATATGGGAACAAAATGGATTAAGAAATATCCCACAGATGCTAATGTCCCTGAAGTGCTTTATTATCTTGGCAATGCCTATGCAGATATGCGTATCCCTCAAGAAGCAAAATATTATTTTGATAGAACCATTAGTGAATATCCAAATTCGCGTTATATGCCCCTTGCTAAAATGGCACTCGCTAAAAATTTTAATACAGGAGCTGATGCAAATATTGCTTCTAAACTTTTTGCTCAAGCCTATCAAGAAGCCAAAGACCTTGATAGTGCAAGTGCAGTAGCGATTGAGTGGAGTAAATTTCGCTTACATAATCACGACAAAGAACAAGCCAAAAAGCTTCTTGAAACAATGGTAAAAGTCAATCCAAGCTATATTATCAGGTATCCTATCAAAAACTACGAATTTTTAAAATTCCTAGCCGAAGAGCAGCTTTATCTCATAGCTGCCGAGCTTGGTGAATATCTCTATAATAATCTTTTAAATGATGATATATCTAAAGAAGATTTGCTTGATAATGTAAGTCTTTGGTATCAAGCTGCCAATGCAACCCAAGATGCCCATAGAATCAATAAAATTTTTCTTCAAGAGTTTGAACATCGCCCTAAAACAGAAGAAATCAAAGAAAGAGATGATAAGCTTCTTTTTGCCCTTGCAGAAGATGAAAGTGCAGATGCCAAAATTGAAAAATATGACTATATTATTGAAAATTATGCGAATACACCTGAGCAAGAAAAAGCACTTGAATTAAAAGCTCAAACACTCTTTGATGAGGGTAAATATCAAGAAGTTTTAGCACTCAAAGATATACTCAAAGACAATGCACTCATTGCACAAACTTATGCCGAGTTACTTCACAAAAGCCTCAAAGATAATGATTGCAAACAAGCCACAAGCTATTATCTCAAATATCCACAAGCCTCGTTGCAACCACAAGAAAAAATGCCACTCTTTGATTGTCTTTATTCTCTTGCACTCAATAAAGAGGCAGCTCAAGTATCTGCAAATATGGCACAAGAGAGTAATGAGCTTGCATTAAAGCTTGAATGGCTCTATCGCGATACACTTAATTTTGCTAAACTTGGAGATTCTAAAAGCACAGCACTTGCAGGAAGAGACGCTCTAGAACTTGCAAAAAATCTAAAAAATACAAAATATTATGATGTAGCATTTATACTTTTTGATGCGCTTACAAACCTTAATGACAAAGAGGGTGCGCTCAAAACTTATGCATTTTTAAAAGAGTATCAAAAAGACAGCCCGCAAATGTTTGCCGTGAATCTTAGTCTGCTTAAAAATGCAGAATCAGAAAAAGATGAGTTGGGTATTGAAATTTATGCTAAAGATATTTTACGTCTGCAAGGTCTCACTCAAAATACTGCCGATTCTCCTTATGTGGATTTTGCTCTAGCACAAAGCTATATACGCACACAACGCGCAGATGAAGCTATTTCCGTGCTTGATAATCTACTTAAAAAAGATATAAATAACGATAATAAACAAAAGGCTTTATACCTTAAAGGCTCACTTCTTAAAACCCTGCAAAAAGATGCACAAAGCACATTTGAACAATGCACTGCTATCCCCTATGAGGGCGCTTGGAAAAACCTTTGTGTTCAAGCACTTGATATTCTCAAAGGCAATCCTTAA
- the nuoH gene encoding NADH-quinone oxidoreductase subunit NuoH: protein MSELTGGIIECILKIIVVLLIFSALAGFGTYLERKVLGFFQRRIGPNYVGPYGLLQVVADGIKLFAKEDIIPQNAIKPIFILAPSIAAITAFIAMAPIPFFPEFEIFGYVVRPIIADINVGILFVLAVSSCGIYAPLLAGLSSGNKWSLIGGARAAIQFLSFEVITILSLLAPLMIIESLSLIDINNYQQGSMLDWLIFKQPLAFGLFIIAAYVELNRTPFDLLEHEAELTAGFATEYSGLKWGMFFIGEYANMFATAFILSLVFCGGFNDWGFIPGGIAILLKVCFFIFLFMWVRATFPHVRPDQLMRMCWKIMLPLALLNVLITGCILLF, encoded by the coding sequence ATGAGCGAATTAACAGGGGGCATTATTGAATGCATATTAAAAATTATTGTTGTCTTGCTCATATTCTCTGCACTTGCAGGTTTTGGGACTTATTTAGAACGCAAGGTGCTTGGATTCTTTCAAAGACGCATCGGACCAAACTATGTAGGACCTTATGGTTTATTGCAAGTGGTTGCCGATGGAATCAAACTCTTTGCCAAAGAAGATATTATCCCTCAAAATGCCATTAAACCTATTTTTATTCTTGCACCATCAATTGCTGCTATCACTGCATTTATTGCTATGGCACCTATACCTTTCTTTCCTGAATTTGAAATTTTTGGCTATGTTGTCCGCCCAATCATCGCTGATATTAATGTAGGGATTCTCTTTGTGCTTGCGGTAAGTTCTTGTGGTATTTATGCTCCGCTTCTTGCTGGCTTAAGCTCAGGGAATAAATGGTCTCTCATTGGTGGAGCTAGAGCTGCTATACAATTTTTAAGCTTTGAAGTTATCACTATACTCTCACTCCTTGCACCCCTTATGATTATAGAATCTCTCTCACTCATAGATATTAACAATTATCAACAAGGAAGTATGCTTGATTGGCTTATTTTCAAACAACCTCTTGCCTTTGGCTTATTCATTATTGCAGCCTATGTAGAGCTTAACCGCACACCTTTTGACCTGCTTGAACACGAAGCCGAACTTACTGCAGGATTTGCGACAGAGTATAGTGGTTTAAAATGGGGTATGTTCTTTATTGGAGAATATGCTAATATGTTTGCCACCGCCTTTATCTTAAGCCTTGTTTTCTGCGGCGGCTTCAATGATTGGGGCTTTATCCCCGGTGGAATTGCTATTTTGCTTAAAGTATGCTTCTTTATTTTCTTATTTATGTGGGTAAGAGCTACTTTTCCTCATGTCCGACCAGACCAACTTATGCGTATGTGCTGGAAAATTATGCTGCCTCTTGCATTGCTTAATGTGCTTATCACAGGCTGTATTTTACTATTCTAG
- the nuoK gene encoding NADH-quinone oxidoreductase subunit NuoK has product MISLNHYLLLCVILFCIGLFGILRRSNILMLFFSTEILLNAINIGFVAIGSYLNDLNGEIFALFIIAIAASEIAVGLGLVVIWYKKHRTLDITTLQNLKG; this is encoded by the coding sequence ATGATTAGTCTTAATCATTATTTATTGTTGTGTGTGATACTTTTTTGCATAGGACTTTTTGGCATTTTAAGACGAAGCAATATCCTAATGCTGTTTTTTTCAACCGAAATCTTACTCAATGCCATTAATATTGGTTTTGTTGCCATAGGTTCATATCTCAATGATTTAAATGGCGAGATTTTTGCGCTCTTTATTATTGCTATTGCAGCATCAGAAATTGCCGTGGGATTAGGGCTTGTTGTTATTTGGTATAAAAAGCATCGCACGCTTGATATTACCACACTTCAAAATCTTAAAGGATAA